From Juglans regia cultivar Chandler chromosome 8, Walnut 2.0, whole genome shotgun sequence, the proteins below share one genomic window:
- the LOC118349302 gene encoding EG45-like domain containing protein: MNTREQIRVKQNKMQTSFIKISLLVCLCCDVIILRALADIGTVKAYPSPYLPTRCRGSDENQIPSDGYFAAVSEGLWDNGGACGRKYRIRCISGPSHPCKGEDIVVVVVDHCRGTSCPATMALSIKAFKVLSRFTNVQINVEYMQV; the protein is encoded by the exons ATGAATACTCGGGAACAAATTAGAGTGAAGCAAAACAAGATGCAGAcatcctttataaaaatatcgcTTCTCGTTTGCTTATGCTGTGATGTTATTATTCTCCGAGCTCTGGCGGATATTGGGACGGTAAAGGCTTATCCTTCTCCATACCTAC CAACGAGATGCAGAGGTAGCGACGAGAATCAAATCCCGTCGGACGGATATTTTGCAGCGGTGTCAGAGGGGCTTTGGGACAATGGAGGTGCATGCGGTAGGAAATACAGAATACGGTGCATAAGTGGACCGAGCCATCCTTGCAAAGGTGAAGACATAGTGGTGGTGGTTGTTGATCATTGTCGTGGCACCTCATGCCCAGCAACAATGGCCCTCTCCATTAAAGCCTTTAAGGTCCTCTCCAGATTTACCAACGTCCAAATCAACGTCGAATATATGCA GGTTTAA
- the LOC108985127 gene encoding adenine nucleotide transporter BT1, chloroplastic/mitochondrial-like, producing MGRREGLQLFDDKRDGFFSVCDLGSQWSLQEGFFHPGGLFASVGQVGMGFGVSPNPPDSRDNRGVKVPYTDLYAKYTSSPEGVRIVGVREEEGIVKKKKTKNGLKLKIKVSNPSLRRLISGAIAGAISRTAVAPLETIRTHLMVGSSGHSTTEVFQNIMKTDGWKGLFRGNLVNVIRVAPSKAIELFAYDTVNKKLSPKPGERPKLPIPASLVAGACAGVSSTLCTYPLELVKTRITVERGVYKGLFDAFLKILKEEGPAELYRGLTPSLIGVIPYAAANYFAYDTLRKTYRKIYRQEKIGNIETLLIGSAAGAISSSATFPLEVARKHMQVGALSGRQVYKNVIHALASIVEQEGIQGLYRGLGPSCMKLVPAAGISFMCYEACKRILVENNEEA from the exons ATGGGTAGGAGAGAGGGGCTCCAATTGTTCGATGATAAACGGGATGGGTTTTTCTCCGTGTGTGATTTGGGCTCTCAGTGGAGCCTTCAAGAGGGGTTCTTTCACCCCGGAGGCTTATTCGCCAGCGTCGGTCAGGTTGGAATGGGATTCGGCGTTTCGCCTAATCCTCCAGACTCCCGAGACAATAGGGGCGTGAAAGTTCCGTACACCGATTTGTACGCCAAGTACACGTCGTCCCCGGAGGGGGTTCGGATAGTTGGTGTGCGGGAAGAGGAGGGgattgtgaagaagaagaagacgaagaacgGTCTTAAGTTGAAAATTAAGGTCTCGAATCCGTCGCTTAGGAGGTTGATAAGCGGCGCAATAGCTGGGGCGATATCGCGGACGGCAGTGGCACCGCTGGAGACTATAAGGACGCACTTGATGGTTGGGAGTAGTGGGCATTCTACTACTGAGGTTTTCCAAAATATCATGAAGACTGATGGGTGGAAGGGATTGTTTAGGGGTAATTTGGTCAATGTGATTCGGGTTGCGCCTAGCAAGGCGATAGAG CTATTTGCTTATGATACAGTCAACAAGAAATTGTCACCCAAACCTGGGGAACGGCCTAAACTCCCAATTCCTGCTTCACTAGTTGCTGGGGCCTGTGCTGGAGTTAGTTCAACTTTGTGCACATACCCTCTTGAATTAGTCAAGACCCGAATAACCGTAGAG AGAGGTGTTTACAAGGGACTCTTTGATGCATTTTTAAAAATCCTGAAAGAAGAGGGACCTGCTGAACTCTACAGAGGCCTTACCCCTAGTCTTATTGGTGTTATTCCATATGCCGCCGCTAATTACTTTGCCTATGACACATTAAGGAAAACCTATCGTAAAATTTATAGGCAAGAGAAGATTGGCAACATTGAAACCCTTCTAATTGGGTCAGCGGCTGGAGCTATTTCAAGTAGTGCGACTTTTCCTCTTGAGGTGGCTCGCAAACACATGCAGGTGGGGGCTCTCAGTGGAAGGCAGGTATACAAGAATGTGATCCATGCACTTGCAAGCATAGTTGAACAAGAAGGGATTCAGGGTTTATATAGAGGGCTTGGCCCTAGCTGCATGAAGTTGGTCCCTGCTGCCGGGATTTCTTTCATGTGCTACGAAGCATGCAAGAGGATATTGGTAGAGAATAATGAGGAAGCATGA